In one Fusarium keratoplasticum isolate Fu6.1 chromosome 5, whole genome shotgun sequence genomic region, the following are encoded:
- a CDS encoding Methyltransf-11 domain-containing protein, producing MTTAVPNDQATDLSKQYDTPLGLAHSTMQALKDRIKLHYDLASDYYLSLWGEHIHHGYWPTPESQETQTKEQAQINLIRLLLETSELPSNTTVLDVGCGIGGTSRYLASEHGCSVTGITISPKQVEIANRLTKATNEEHSQAGLSKSPDDGGFTQLGTGKVRFLELDAEKMGDFFDDQQGSFDAVWISEALSHFPNKALFFENAKKVLKPGGKLVLADWFKAEDLDEAAFVNDIKPIEDGMLLPPLCTQQGYIDFANQAGLDIFSGPNDISQEVRKTWDITWSLVQNPSLWAFAFTQGRDGIAFLQSFRAMRRGYANGTFRYAVMAFVKGADI from the exons ATGACCACCGCAGTTCCTAACGACCAGGCCACCGACCTGAGCAAGCAATATGACACTCCTCTCGGTCTCGCCCACTCCACCATGCAAGCTCTCAAGGACAGGATCAAGCTCCACTATGACTTGGCCAGTGACTACTACCTGAGTTTGTG GGGCGAGCACATCCACCACGGGTACTGGCCAACTCCAGAATCCCAGGAAACGCAGACGAAAGAACAGGCGCAGATAAATCTCATTCGATTACTACTCGAAACCTCAGAGCTTCCGTCCAACACGACCGTTCTCGACGTAGGATGTGGCATCGGCGGGACGTCTCGCTATCTAGCCTCTGAGCATGGCTGCTCTGTCACCGGCATCACCATCTCGCCCAAGCAAGTCGAGATCGCAAACCGGCTCACCAAAGCCACAAATGAAGAACATTCACAGGCAGGCTTGAGTAAGAGCCCAGATGACGGTGGCTTCACCCAACTGGGTACCGGAAAGGTCCGGTTTCTCGAGCTGGATGCCGAAAAGATGGGCGACTTCTTTGACGACCAGCAAGGATCCTTTGACGCTGTGTGGATAAGTGAAGCGCTAAGTCATTTCCCAAACAAAGCCTTGTTCTTTGAGAATGCGAAAAAGGTCCTCAAACCGGGAGGTAAGCTGGTGTTGGCGGACTGGTTCAAAGCCGAGGACCTAGACGAGGCGGCCTTTGTCAACGACATCAAGCCCATTGAAG ATGGCATGCTTCTTCCCCCACTCTGTACCCAGCAAGGCTATATCGATTTTGCGAACCAGGCAGGGCTCGACATCTTCTCTGGTCCAAACGATATCAGCCAAGAGGTCCGAAAGACATG GGACATTACCTGGTCACTTGTCCAAAATCCATCGCTTTGGGCATTCGCCTTCACACAGGGCCGTGATGGCATCGCTTTCTTGCAGTCATTTCGCGCCATGAGACGTGGATATGCGAATGGGACTTTTCGGTACGCTGTCATGGCATTTGTCAAAGGGGCAGATATTTAG
- a CDS encoding Plasma membrane fusion protein PRM1, which yields MFPSRKQPDDPPVYPAVPDSLRTESIEMSEMRKVQEARADTAPTVTPYLSLRSRLSQIWMNRWTILLLLVLIRVIILIADLNDNVGDAKTKALSACTKVEDVGSAMASMPHYLSRGVNELAASGIEKSVEAMVYMLDLIIVGVQNLIIFYINFLTATYVCLITAMVHGSLDVVANVTEDATKAFNKIIDKVAKEIEDIAGNLEDGINKVTEGIEDSVFGDLIPDIPKVNFTEPIQDLKNFDLNSTTFVSDVRQLEEDLPDFREVQNMTEEAISKPFNFVRQALNETYSNYKFDRDAFPLAQKKQLTFCSENDALNEFFTNLFELIAKAKTIFIVVLVLLAVAAIVPMAWLEIKRWRRQQQHARLIAKGQFDSMDVVYIASRPMTATWGIKVASRFKGKKQILVRWCIAYATSVPALFVLSLAIAGFFSCFCQFLLLRAVRDEVPALADQVGAFADDVVQSLESVSDEWANGANGVIKGLNDDINNDVLGYVTNATDAVNDTLNTFLETMDDGLNTAFKGTILLDPIKTVLHCVIGIKIESVQKGLTWVHDHSQVNFPLFENNTFSMGAKDSIDGDSDLNTFLASPSSVTTDEVTGAVQAVTDWLHNNLIQDALISTGLLLLYCLVVLIGVVWTLAGMASPDKGRAEGGMRYTGDDRPNASPHIGHRDETNPGGVMHFPRFGSSSGEEDSYRQAPSGGDEKLMSGATGGRPMQVEGNQRSSSYGYLDSTSGKY from the coding sequence ATGTTCCCCTCACGGAAACAGCCCGACGACCCGCCGGTCTACCCGGCCGTCCCTGACTCCCTCCGGACAGAGTCGATCGAAATGTCCGAGATGCGAAAGGTTCAGGAAGCCCGCGCCGACACTGCTCCTACCGTTACTCCGTACCTCAGTCTCCGTTCAAGGCTCTCTCAGATTTGGATGAATCGCTGGACGATCCTCCTGCTTCTGGTCCTGATTCGagtcatcatcctcatcgccgacCTCAACGACAATGTCGGGGATGCTAAAACCAAGGCCCTCTCGGCCTGCACCAAAGTCGAAGATGTTGGAAgcgccatggcctcgatgcCTCATTACCTGTCACGAGGTGTCAACGAGCTTGCCGCTTCTGGAATCGAAAAGTCCGTCGAGGCTATGGTGTACATGCTcgacctcatcatcgtcggcgtccagaacctcatcatcttctaTATCAACTTCCTCACTGCCACTTACGTCTGTCTCATCACAGCCATGGTCCACGGTAGTCTTGACGTCGTTGCTAATGTCACCGAGGATGCCACCAAGGCTTTCAACAAGATTATCGacaaggttgccaaggagattgaagACATTGCCGGAAACCTCGAGGATGGCATTAACAAGGTTactgagggcatcgaggacTCCGTCTTTGGTGATTTGATCCCCGACATCCCCAAGGTCAACTTCACGGAACCCATTCAAGACCTCAAGAACTTTGACCTCAACTCCACAACGTTTGTCTCGGATGTTCGCCAGCTCGAAGAGGATCTTCCCGACTTCCGAGAGGTCCAGAACATGACTGAGgaggccatctccaagccttTCAACTTTGTTCGCCAAGCTCTCAACGAAACCTACAGCAACTACAAGTTCGATCGGGATGCATTCCCTCtggcccagaagaagcagctgaCCTTTTGCTCCGAGAATGACGCTCTCAACGAATTCTTCACCAACCTGTTTGagctcatcgccaaggccaagaccatcttcatcgtcgttcttgtcctcctgGCCGTGGCCGCCATCGTACCCATGGCCTGGCTCGAGATCAAGCGCTGGCgacgacagcagcagcatgcGCGTCTCATTGCTAAGGGCCAATTTGACTCCATGGATGTTGTATACATCGCCTCTCGCCCCATGACCGCGACCTGGGGAATAAAGGTCGCCTCTCGcttcaagggcaagaagcagatCCTGGTGCGTTGGTGCATCGCCTACGCCACTTCTGTGCCGGCCCTGTTCGTCCTGTCTCTCGCGATTGCCGgtttcttctcttgcttctgccagttcctcctcctcagggcCGTTAGAGACGAAGTCCCTGCTCTGGCTGACCAGGTTGGGGCCTTTGCCGACGACGTGGTGcagagcctggagagcgtttCTGACGAATGGGCCAATGGTGCCAACGGTGTCATCAAAGGCctcaacgacgacatcaACAATGACGTTCTCGGCTATGTTACTAATGCTACGGACGCCGTCAACGACACCCTCAACACCTTCCTCGAGACTATggatgatggcctcaacaCTGCGTTCAAGGGTACCATCCTCCTTGACCCCATCAAGACTGTCCTGCACTGCGTCATCggcatcaagatcgagaGTGTGCAAAAGGGTCTCACATGGGTGCACGACCACTCCCAAGTCAACTTCCCCCTCTTTGAGAACAACACATTCAGCATGGGCGCCAAGGACTCGATTGATGGTGACTCGGACCTTAACACGTTCCTTGCATCCCCGTCGAGCGTCACTACTGATGAGGTCACGGGGGCTGTCCAGGCTGTCACCGACTGGCTCCACAACAACTTGATCCAGGATGCCCTCATCTCCACAGGCCTGCTGCTACTCTACTGCCTTGTGGTACTCATCGGAGTTGTATGGACACTGGCTGGCATGGCCTCACCCGACAAAGGTCGTGCCGAAGGTGGCATGCGTTACACCGGAGACGACCGACCCAACGCCAGTCCCCATATCGGACACCGCGACGAGACCAACCCCGGCGGCGTGATGCACTTCCCTCGATTTGGATCCTCCTCAGGCGAGGAAGACAGCTACAGACAAGCACCGAGCGGAGGTGACGAAAAGCTCATGTCCGGTGCAACAGGGGGTCGTCCCATGCAAGTCGAGGGCAACCAAAGAAGCAGCTCCTACGGCTACCTCGACTCGACAAGCGGCAAGTACTAG
- a CDS encoding Autophagy-related protein produces MRSKFKDEHPFEKRKAEAERIRQKYADRIPVICEKVEKSDIATIDKKKYLVPADLTVGQFVYVIRKRIKLSPEKAIFIFVDEVLPPTAALMSSIYEEHKDEDGFLYITYSGENTFGDA; encoded by the exons ATGCGcagcaagttcaaggacgAGCACCCTTtcgagaagcgcaaggccgaggccgagcgCATCCGACAGAAGTATGCCGACCGCATTCCG GTCATTTGcgaaaaggtcgagaagaGCGACATCGCGAccatcgacaagaagaagtaCCTGGTCCCCGCCGATTTGACTGTTGGCCAGTTCGTCTACGTCATCCGCAAGCGAATCAAGCTGTCGCCCGAGaaggccatcttcatcttcgtcgacGAGGTCCTTCCCCCTACGGCCGCTCTTATGAGCAGCATCTACGAGGAGcacaaggacgaggacgg TTTCCTCTACATCACTTACTCTGGCGAGAACACCTTTGGTGACGCGTAA
- a CDS encoding Coproporphyrinogen oxidase: MASRRPVQRLAAHLASPSTRFSQSQFASTRRWLSSSAGSRASRTASSSNYSSLWLAAVALGAIAPLAYKMSLAQAETESLRLDPSTLADRDAQKKRESGVSEDSPMRLRMEKFIREQQAQIVAELERVDGKKFRKDEWERPNGGGGTTCVLQEGNVFEKAGLGVSVVYGSLPKPAIEKMRANHKTLDPNVESLDFFAAGLSMVLHPYNPMAPTVHLNYRYFETANPDGTSQAWWFGGGSDLTPSYLFDEDAIHFHKTLKTACDAHDKDYYPRFKKWCDEYFFNKHRGEGRGIGGIFFDDLDESERDQENTFAFIQDCLKSFLPSYVPIIEKRKDMPFNEKEKEWQQLRRGKYVEFNLVHDRGTAFGLNTPGSRVESILMSLPLTASWKYMHEPEPKSREQRLVEVLRDPKEWV, from the exons ATGGCTTCCAGGCGGCCGGTTCAGCGCCTTGCTGCGCATCTTGCATCTCCCTCTACACGCTTCTCCCAGAGTCAATTCGCTTCTACGAGACGCTGGCTGTCTAGCTCTGCCGGTTCTCGAGCTTCCCGAACCGCTTCGTCCTCCAATTACTCCTCGTTGTGGCTGGCCGCTGTCGCCCTTGGTGCCATCGCCCCCCTCGCCTACAAGATG AGCCTCGCCCAGGCTGAAACTGAATCCCTCCGCCTCGATCCATCCAccctcgccgaccgcgatgcTCAGAAGAAGCGCGAGTCGGGCGTCTCCGAGGACTCGCCCATGCGCCTCCGTATGGAAAAGTTCATCAGGGAACAGCAGGCCCAGATTGTCGCCGAGCTCGAGAGAGTCGACGGTAAGAAGTTCCGCAAGGATGAGTGGGAACGCCCCAACGGTGGAGGTGGTACTACATGTGTCCTCCAGGAGGGCAACGTCTTCGAAAAGGCCGGCCTCGGTGTCAGCGTCGTCTACGGCTCCCTGCCCAAGCCCGCCATTGAGAAGATGCGCGCCAACCACAAGACTCTCGACCCCAATGTCGAGTCCCTCGACTTCTTCGCTGCTGGCCTGAGCATGGTCCTTCACCCTTACAACCCCATGGCCCCTACCGTTCACCTCAACTACCGATACTTTGAGACGGCCAACCCCGACGGCACATCACAGGCTTGGTGgttcggcggcggcagcgatCTGACCCCCTCGTACCTCTTTGACGAAGACGCCATCCACTTCCACAAGACGCTCAAGACGGCCTGCGACGCCCACGACAAGGACTACTACCCACGCTTCAAGAAGTGGTGCGACGAGTACTTCTTCAACAAGCACCGAGGTGAGGGCCGCGGCATCGGCGGCATCTTCTtcgacgacctcgacgagaGCGAGCGGGACCAGGAGAACACGTTCGCCTTTATCCAGGACTGCCTCAAGTCCTTCCTCCCCTCGTACGTGcccatcatcgagaagcgcaaggacaTGCCCTtcaacgagaaggagaaggagtgGCAGCAGCTGCGCCGGGGCAAGTACGTCGAGTTCAACCTGGTGCACGACCGCGGGACGGCGTTTGGCCTCAACACCCCTGGCTCCCGTGTCGAGAGCATTCTCATGAGCCTGCCGTTGACGGCGAGCTGGAAGTACATGCATGAGCCTGAGCCCAAGAGCAGGGAGCAGCGCCTAGTGGAGGTTCTCCGGGATCCCAAGGAGTGGGTTTAA